Proteins encoded by one window of Inmirania thermothiophila:
- a CDS encoding PHP domain-containing protein has product MPAVRVDLHTHTTASDGTLPPAAVVTLARSSGVGLLAVTDHDTVAGLAEARAAAQAGPVLVTGVELSATWAGRTVHVVGLGIDPAEATLQGALAALREAREARAERMAGRLARLGETGTLEEARGLAAGAVLTRTHFARVLIRRGRARDVGQALRRFLGRGRPGYVAWRWPDLAETVAVIRAAGGRAVLAHPLRYRLSRPLLEALLREFAAAGGEAAEIVPGPRKGADLADLAAIVRRLGLAGSVGSDFHEPGMTPLLGGTPPLPEGIPPVWAAWRAMSGAA; this is encoded by the coding sequence ATGCCTGCCGTGCGCGTCGATCTCCACACCCACACCACCGCCTCCGACGGCACCCTGCCGCCGGCGGCCGTGGTGACGCTTGCCCGCAGCAGCGGGGTCGGGCTGCTGGCGGTGACCGACCACGACACCGTGGCCGGCCTCGCCGAGGCGCGCGCGGCGGCGCAGGCGGGTCCCGTCCTGGTGACGGGGGTGGAGCTCTCGGCCACCTGGGCGGGGCGGACGGTGCACGTGGTGGGGCTCGGCATCGACCCCGCCGAGGCGACCCTGCAGGGGGCGCTGGCGGCCCTTCGCGAGGCGCGCGAGGCCCGCGCCGAGCGGATGGCGGGGCGCCTTGCCCGGCTCGGCGAGACCGGCACCCTGGAGGAGGCGAGGGGGCTTGCGGCGGGGGCGGTGCTGACGCGCACCCACTTCGCCCGGGTCCTGATCCGCCGCGGCCGTGCCCGCGACGTCGGGCAGGCGCTGCGGCGCTTCCTCGGGCGCGGGCGGCCGGGCTACGTCGCCTGGCGCTGGCCGGATCTGGCCGAGACCGTGGCCGTGATCCGCGCCGCGGGCGGGCGCGCGGTGCTGGCCCATCCGCTGCGCTACCGGCTCTCGCGCCCGCTCCTGGAGGCGCTCCTGCGGGAGTTCGCGGCCGCCGGCGGCGAGGCGGCGGAGATCGTGCCGGGACCGCGCAAGGGGGCGGATCTCGCCGACCTTGCCGCCATCGTGCGCCGCCTCGGGCTCGCGGGCTCGGTGGGCAGCGACTTCCACGAGCCGGGCATGACCCCCCTCCTCGGCGGCACGCCGCCCCTGCCCGAGGGCATCCCGCCGGTGTGGGCGGCCTGGCGGGCGATGTCAGGGGCGGCATGA
- a CDS encoding L-threonylcarbamoyladenylate synthase: MSQYFEVHPRNPQPRLIRQAAEILRRGGVIAYPTDATYALGCRVADKAAVERIRAIRRLDSHHELTLVCRDLGHLATYAKVDNTAFRILRALTPGPYTFILRGTREVPRRLLDPRRRTVGLRVPDHPVVQALVEALGEPLMSTTAQLPGEDRPLTEPCEIRERLGHALDLVLDAGAGGIEPTTVVDMTGPVPEVVRVGAGDPAPLLA, encoded by the coding sequence ATGAGCCAGTACTTCGAGGTCCATCCGCGCAACCCGCAGCCGCGGCTCATCCGCCAGGCGGCGGAGATCCTGCGCCGCGGGGGCGTCATCGCCTATCCAACCGACGCCACCTACGCCCTCGGCTGCCGGGTCGCGGACAAGGCGGCGGTGGAGCGGATCCGCGCCATCCGCCGCCTCGACAGCCATCACGAGCTGACCCTGGTGTGCCGTGATCTCGGCCACCTCGCCACCTACGCCAAGGTGGACAACACCGCCTTCCGGATCCTGCGCGCGCTGACCCCCGGCCCCTACACGTTCATCCTCAGGGGCACGCGCGAGGTGCCGCGCCGCCTCCTCGATCCGCGCCGGCGCACCGTCGGGCTGCGGGTGCCGGACCACCCCGTGGTGCAGGCGCTCGTGGAGGCCCTCGGCGAGCCCCTCATGAGCACCACGGCGCAGCTTCCAGGCGAGGACCGCCCCCTCACCGAGCCGTGCGAGATCCGCGAGCGCCTCGGCCACGCCCTCGACCTCGTCCTCGACGCCGGCGCCGGCGGCATCGAGCCCACCACGGTGGTGGACATGACCGGGCCGGTGCCGGAGGTGGTCCGCGTGGGCGCGGGCGACCCCGCGCCGCTGCTGGCGTGA